One Gossypium hirsutum isolate 1008001.06 chromosome A11, Gossypium_hirsutum_v2.1, whole genome shotgun sequence genomic window carries:
- the LOC107891617 gene encoding binding partner of ACD11 1 isoform X2 gives MQTRTVQVKNLSDLATEREIHEFFSFSGEIEHIEIISEAGQSKTAYVTFKDPKALEIALLLSGATIVDKIVTIISVENYVPNLEIHESRAADNIVSIAPAGHSASNDEGRTSPPGSGRMYVSRAQDVVSSMLAKGSAIRQDAVNKAKAFDEKHQLRASASAKVMSFDRRVGLTEKLTVGISVVNEKVKSVDQRLQVSDKTMAAIFAAERKINDTGSAVKSSRYVTAGTAWLNGAFSKVAKAGQVAGTKTKEKFNLAMSNLTAKDGIAV, from the exons ATGCAG ACAAGAACTGTACAAGTGAAGAACCTGTCAGATCTAGCTACTGAGAGGGAGATTCATGAGTTCTTTTCTTTCTCTGGTGAAATTGAGCACATTGAAATCATAAG TGAAGCTGGTCAATCAAAGACTGCATATGTTACATTCAAGGATCCGAAAGCTCTTGAAATCGCCTTGTTATTATCG GGGGCAACAATCGTTGACAAGATTGTGACGATAATTTCTGTTGAAAATTATGTACCAAATCTTGAGATTCAT GAATCAAGAGCGGCGGACAACATTGTGTCTATTGCTCCTGCTGGGCATAGTGCATCAAATGATGAG GGCAGAACGAGTCCACCTGGCAGTGGAAGAATGTATGTTAGTAGGGCGCAAGATGTTGTTTCTAGCATGTTGGCGAAAGGTTCTGCCATACGACAAGATGCAGTTAACAAAGCTAAGGCTTTTGATGAGAAACATCAATTGAGAGCCAGTGCATCTGCCAAGGTCATGTCGTTTGACCGGAGAGTCGGGCTGACTGAGAAACTGACTGTAGGAATCTCAGTGGTTAATGAGAAAGTAAAATCAGTGGATCAAAGGTTGCAGGTGTCGGATAAAACAATGGCTGCAATATTTGCAGCAGAGAGGAAAATAAATGACACGGGATCAGCCGTCAAATCTAGCAG GTACGTAACTGCTGGGACAGCTTGGTTAAATGGTGCGTTCAGCAAAGTTGCAAAGGCTGGGCAGGTTGCCGGAACAAAAACCAAAGAAAAGTTCAACCTAGCCATGTCAAACTTGACAGCCAAG GATGGAATTGCAGTGTAA
- the LOC107891617 gene encoding binding partner of ACD11 1 isoform X1 has protein sequence MQTRTVQVKNLSDLATEREIHEFFSFSGEIEHIEIISEAGQSKTAYVTFKDPKALEIALLLSGATIVDKIVTIISVENYVPNLEIHESRAADNIVSIAPAGHSASNDEQGRTSPPGSGRMYVSRAQDVVSSMLAKGSAIRQDAVNKAKAFDEKHQLRASASAKVMSFDRRVGLTEKLTVGISVVNEKVKSVDQRLQVSDKTMAAIFAAERKINDTGSAVKSSRYVTAGTAWLNGAFSKVAKAGQVAGTKTKEKFNLAMSNLTAKDGIAV, from the exons ATGCAG ACAAGAACTGTACAAGTGAAGAACCTGTCAGATCTAGCTACTGAGAGGGAGATTCATGAGTTCTTTTCTTTCTCTGGTGAAATTGAGCACATTGAAATCATAAG TGAAGCTGGTCAATCAAAGACTGCATATGTTACATTCAAGGATCCGAAAGCTCTTGAAATCGCCTTGTTATTATCG GGGGCAACAATCGTTGACAAGATTGTGACGATAATTTCTGTTGAAAATTATGTACCAAATCTTGAGATTCAT GAATCAAGAGCGGCGGACAACATTGTGTCTATTGCTCCTGCTGGGCATAGTGCATCAAATGATGAG CAGGGCAGAACGAGTCCACCTGGCAGTGGAAGAATGTATGTTAGTAGGGCGCAAGATGTTGTTTCTAGCATGTTGGCGAAAGGTTCTGCCATACGACAAGATGCAGTTAACAAAGCTAAGGCTTTTGATGAGAAACATCAATTGAGAGCCAGTGCATCTGCCAAGGTCATGTCGTTTGACCGGAGAGTCGGGCTGACTGAGAAACTGACTGTAGGAATCTCAGTGGTTAATGAGAAAGTAAAATCAGTGGATCAAAGGTTGCAGGTGTCGGATAAAACAATGGCTGCAATATTTGCAGCAGAGAGGAAAATAAATGACACGGGATCAGCCGTCAAATCTAGCAG GTACGTAACTGCTGGGACAGCTTGGTTAAATGGTGCGTTCAGCAAAGTTGCAAAGGCTGGGCAGGTTGCCGGAACAAAAACCAAAGAAAAGTTCAACCTAGCCATGTCAAACTTGACAGCCAAG GATGGAATTGCAGTGTAA